TGAAGCAAACAAACCAATTAAAGAACTAGCTAAGAAGAAAATAAACAAGTATTGATAAGCTAATACACCACCAACTTCATCTAAATAATACCCTTCTATTGGGCCAAGAAAAATATCAGGAGAAAATCCTATTACAGATACGATACCTACAACTGTACCTGTCATTGTGATTGGAATTTTAGCTTCTTCAAGTACAGTAAAGTATAAAACTCTGGTTGTGTAAACACCAATTAAGGAACAAACTAAAGGTAGTAATAATGAAAAGTTAAAAATATCGATATTAAAAACAAATAAGAAACTACCTAAAGACATTATTGAGAATCCTATAATCAGCCACTTAGAAGGATTAGAGTTCTTTGCAAAAAATATAACTAGTAAACAAATTATAGGTCTGATGTAAGAAATAAATGTACCTAATTCAGCCGATTTTCTAGAATTATAACCGTACACTTCACTAGAGTATTGGGTAAAAATATCTGCTATTCTAAAACCTATGTATGAGGTTAATACAATAATCATTAAAATCCAGACTATAGGGTATTTTAATGCTTTAATTATATTGTACTTATGGCTATTAGTAGTTTTAATTTTTGAATGTTCTCCAAAATTAGGCAGTAATAAAATTAAAAAAGCAACAAGCATTACGAGAGCAGAAGTAATTAAATATACTTTATTCATAGCGCTTTGTAAAAGTAAGCTAGATGAATTTTCTTCAGAAGTTATTGTAGTAAGAATAAAAACACCAATGGTGCCAATTAAAGCAGCTACAATTCCTCGTCCTCCTTCTAATAATCCAAAACCTAATATTTGACTTTCTTTTCCACCCCATAAACGTGTAGCTTTTATAAGTGGAGACCAAAAAAGCATAATAGTTGTAAATCCCCAATATATGTATAACACGTAAAGCGTAGTTAAATAAGGATAACATACCCAAGCAAAACCACCTAAACTCGTTAAAAATAATGCAATACTCATTAAATATTTTAACTTAAATTTATCTGTGATTAGCCCGCCAAAAAAATATGAAATTACAGCTGTAATACCATATAATGTATAGCAAATTCCTATATCTTTATTGGTAATATTAAAGGCTTCTAAAAATGTAGGACGAAAAATGCGAAGTAATACAAAAGGTAATGCATATGTAATTTCTGCTGCTAAAATCAGAAAAATAATTTGTACCGTTTTTTTGTAGTTCTTCAAAGTAGTAAAACGTTAATTATAGTAATATTGGTTAGTCCTTAAGTAATGAGGTATACTCTAAAGGTAAAAAAAAATAAAGAATTGAATTCATACAAAACGTAAAAATTGATAAACTCAGCTGACACCTTGACATTTTAATAATATTGTCTTTACGCATTTTTGTACAAAAATGATAAAATTCATACTTTTACGGGCTTTTAATTTGCAAACAACTAAATTATAACTTTAAATATGTATAGTTCAAAAATTACGGGTTTAGGATATTATGTTCCTGAAAATGTTGTAACTAACGACGATTTAACCCAATGGATGGAGACAAGTGATGAGTGGATCCAGGAGCGAACAGGAATTAAAGAGCGTCGTTGGATAGACCCTAAAACTGAAGATACTACAGCTGTTATGGGAGCAAAAGCTGCTAGAATAGCTATCGAAAGAGCTGGGTTAACTAAAGATGATATCGATTTTATCATTTTTGCAACGTTAAGTCCAGATATGTATTTCCCTGGTGGTGGAGTACAAATTCAAGATATGTTAGACATGCCAACAATTGGTGCGTTAGATGTACGTAACCAATGTTCTGGATTTATTTATTCTTTATCTGTAGCAGATCAGTTTATTAAAACTGGAATGTATAAAAATATTCTTGTAATCGGTGCTGAAAATCACTCTGGAGGTTTAGAGAAATCGACAAGAGGTAGAGGAGTTACTGTAATTTTTGGAGATGGAGCAGGAGCAGCAGTTTTATCTAGAACAGAAGAGAAAGGAAAAGGGATTTTATCTTCTCATTTACATTCTGAAGGTAAACATGCAAAGGAATTAGCTTTAATTGGACCATCAACAAACCGTTGGGTTCCAGAAATTATAGAAGCAAATGATCCTGAAGATGCTTCTTATTTTCCTCATATGAATGGTCAGTTTGTATTTAAACATGCTGTTGTACGTTTTTCTGAAGCTATTATTGAAGGATTAACAGCGAATGGGTTACAGAAAGATGATATTGATATGTTAATTCCTCATCAAGCGAATTTAAGAATCGCTCAATTTATTCAAAAGAAGTTTGAGTTATCTAACGATAAAGTATACAATAACATTATGCGTTATGGTAATACTACAGCAGCTTCTATTATTATAGCTTTAACAGAAGCTTGGGAAGAAGGAAAAATTAAGGAAGATGATTTAGTTGTTTTAGCAGCCTTTGGTAGTGGATTTACTTGGGGATCGGTTGTGATTCGTTGGTAAGTATAACAATAAAAAGATAAAAAAGTCAAAGTTTAAACTTTGACTTTTTTTATTCATTAAAAATAGCAACAGCTCTCACAGGAGAGCCTGTGCCACCACGTATTTTTAAGGGTAATGCTATAAAACGGAATCTTCCTCTCCCAATAAGTTTATGGAGATTAATCATGTTTTCATAATGAGTAAATCCTATTTCTCCGCAGATATAATGTACTTCTTTATTTGAAACTTTCGGAACACCTGGAGACATCGTCTCTACACCAAAAGCTGAAATCTCATAATTTCCTAACCATCTTGTACATTCAGCTGTTATTCCAGGTCCATTTCCCCAATTTTCAGTGTTGAAAGCTTTTCTATAATGATCTGTATAAATTAATACGGTATCTCCTTTATTTATTGATAAATTCTCTTTTTCTAAAGCTTTTTTTAAATCATCAGAAGTAATTAGTTCTTTAAACCCTTTGTGTGAAAGATCTAAACATATTCCTTCTGTATAAAACATAGAAAGTGGCATGGTATCGATAGATTTTCCAATATGTTCCTTTGCCATATGATTTATAGCGTCAACATGAGTGCCAGTATGTTCACCGAGTTCTAATTTATAAACAGCAGGAGTTTGAGTAGTAGGGTTAATTTCGTCATTCCATTCTTCATGTGTATTATGTACCTGCATTTTAACTTGTGGTAAACTTTTAAATACAGGCATTCCTTCATATATCTCTTGGCTGAGATCTACTATTTCAACCATTTAATTCAATTTTTACATTGTAGTTTTCTAAATCTTTTAAATAGTTTTCAGGAATAAAATCATCTCTATCAAATTCATCTTGTCTTGTCTTTTTCATTTCTGTGCGTTTTATAGCTTTTAAAAAACGTTTTATTTCTAGTTCGCTGTTTAAAATCAAACCAGGCACAGGTACATTTTTTCCATTATCATCTTTTGCAACCATAGTAAAATATGAAGAATTACAATGTTTTACATTTCCTGATTGAATATGTTGTGATTCAACTCTAATTCCTACGACCATAGAAGTTCTTCCTACATAGTTAATAGAGGCTTTCATGGTTACCAACTCGCCAACTTCAATCGGATTTAAAAAATCTACAGTATCTACTGAAGCAGTAACACAGTATGTTGAAGAGTATTTAGATGCGCAAGCAAAAGCAATTTGATCCATTAAATTTAGAATGTAGCCTCCATGAATTTTTCCACTAAAGTTAGCGTGAGAAGGTAACATTAATTCGGAAATTGTAATTCTAGTTTCTTCTACGTGTTTGTATGTTTTATTCATCTTTTTTAGATCTTAAACCACTAAAGTGTGGAGAGTTTTCTTCTTCTACTTTAGTTATAAAATATTTAGTATCGCCAAGCCAAAAAAACTTTCCAAATCTTTCTTTGTAGGTTAATTTTACATATCGACCTTGATACTTTTGAAGATTTTTGATAGCCTTTTCTTCTTTATCTTCAACTGAAAAACTGAAGATTTGAGCTCCAGAAATCCCTTGACTAATTTCTCCTTCCCATGTTTTAAACGTAATACCTTTTCTACTAAATTTTATTAATTCTCCAGAACGAACTCCTTCACTGTATGGAACAAAATAAATGAAAGTGTAATAAGCTGCCGCTAACAATAAGATAACTGCTAGAATTTTGAATAGAATTTTTTTCATGAAACAAAATTAAGATTAAAAATATTCCTAATTCAATAGACCACAAAAATAAAAGTCAAATTAATTAAAGTTTAACGGTTTTTTTAAAGCTTTTTTTTCCTCGTTTAAAGCTTTTTTTTCCTTTTCAAATATTTTAATAGAAATAAAGTCAGGTTTTTAATTAGTTTACGACTTAGTAATTTATATACTTAACATTTATTTAATTATATTTATATATAACCAAATATTAAACCAA
This genomic stretch from Tenacibaculum jejuense harbors:
- a CDS encoding MFS transporter, which codes for MKNYKKTVQIIFLILAAEITYALPFVLLRIFRPTFLEAFNITNKDIGICYTLYGITAVISYFFGGLITDKFKLKYLMSIALFLTSLGGFAWVCYPYLTTLYVLYIYWGFTTIMLFWSPLIKATRLWGGKESQILGFGLLEGGRGIVAALIGTIGVFILTTITSEENSSSLLLQSAMNKVYLITSALVMLVAFLILLLPNFGEHSKIKTTNSHKYNIIKALKYPIVWILMIIVLTSYIGFRIADIFTQYSSEVYGYNSRKSAELGTFISYIRPIICLLVIFFAKNSNPSKWLIIGFSIMSLGSFLFVFNIDIFNFSLLLPLVCSLIGVYTTRVLYFTVLEEAKIPITMTGTVVGIVSVIGFSPDIFLGPIEGYYLDEVGGVLAYQYLFIFFLASSLIGLFASILYNNSLNSKNKLLST
- a CDS encoding 3-oxoacyl-ACP synthase III family protein translates to MYSSKITGLGYYVPENVVTNDDLTQWMETSDEWIQERTGIKERRWIDPKTEDTTAVMGAKAARIAIERAGLTKDDIDFIIFATLSPDMYFPGGGVQIQDMLDMPTIGALDVRNQCSGFIYSLSVADQFIKTGMYKNILVIGAENHSGGLEKSTRGRGVTVIFGDGAGAAVLSRTEEKGKGILSSHLHSEGKHAKELALIGPSTNRWVPEIIEANDPEDASYFPHMNGQFVFKHAVVRFSEAIIEGLTANGLQKDDIDMLIPHQANLRIAQFIQKKFELSNDKVYNNIMRYGNTTAASIIIALTEAWEEGKIKEDDLVVLAAFGSGFTWGSVVIRW
- a CDS encoding cyclase family protein; its protein translation is MVEIVDLSQEIYEGMPVFKSLPQVKMQVHNTHEEWNDEINPTTQTPAVYKLELGEHTGTHVDAINHMAKEHIGKSIDTMPLSMFYTEGICLDLSHKGFKELITSDDLKKALEKENLSINKGDTVLIYTDHYRKAFNTENWGNGPGITAECTRWLGNYEISAFGVETMSPGVPKVSNKEVHYICGEIGFTHYENMINLHKLIGRGRFRFIALPLKIRGGTGSPVRAVAIFNE
- a CDS encoding acyl-CoA thioesterase, producing the protein MNKTYKHVEETRITISELMLPSHANFSGKIHGGYILNLMDQIAFACASKYSSTYCVTASVDTVDFLNPIEVGELVTMKASINYVGRTSMVVGIRVESQHIQSGNVKHCNSSYFTMVAKDDNGKNVPVPGLILNSELEIKRFLKAIKRTEMKKTRQDEFDRDDFIPENYLKDLENYNVKIELNG
- a CDS encoding 6-phosphogluconate dehydrogenase; the encoded protein is MKKILFKILAVILLLAAAYYTFIYFVPYSEGVRSGELIKFSRKGITFKTWEGEISQGISGAQIFSFSVEDKEEKAIKNLQKYQGRYVKLTYKERFGKFFWLGDTKYFITKVEEENSPHFSGLRSKKDE